In Neoarius graeffei isolate fNeoGra1 chromosome 19, fNeoGra1.pri, whole genome shotgun sequence, the sequence TTTGTTACATGTTGATAATACGcagattgtaattttgttcaattccgttgcattttaccagagttgtggcccttgattagcagccttgtactttcacaatttcatgaaggtgtgctcgccttctgacatcaactcctctctcaatttttggacgaatttctcaaagcttggcaaaaggccttgttatatgacggtaatacacatattatgatttaattttgtttgtgagaattttcccagagttttgacccttgattaaataaccttttgacaatttcacgagggtggacgttcttctgaaatcaagtcctctcacagtttgtggaggaatttcaccaaacttggcagaaggctttgttatatgacagttatacgcagattgaaatttcgtttaatttgggcaaattttaccagagttatgcgcttgattattaacaaacttgtacttttggcAATTTTATCATGgtgcgcttgctttctgaaatcaaattCCTTCGATTTTTATCAttgcccactggccgaaagggggttatgtcgtggcaatttctgttcatcccaggaagggtactcaccttctgaaatcaactcctcttacaatttttggagaatttcatgaaacttgaaaggattctttgttgtatgtcggtaatacgcatattgtaatttcgttcaattcagttgcattttacccgagtgatggcagagttgccagcggggaatATTGTGCTCTGAGTGCTCTTGTTTGTAGTTACCCCTACAAGAGACCGTTCTTATTTTAGAACGGGTTCCACGTTCTCTTGAGGAACATGAATGATGGTTTGTTTTGGATCTTTGTACCTTTTTATATGCTTTTATTTTACATATTAATTTGGGGTTGGCCTGCGATGGACTGGCGTCCCAGCTAGATTTAATTCTCCCACCTTGCACATCATGATCCTGGGATAAACTCCGCCGTGTCCTTGACTAGATTACTGAAGATCACAGAGAATGCATGAATGAATTTGGAGCCTCAATCATTTGACCACTtatagttttttgtttttaaaataatTCCTGTATGAATGAAAGATTGCTAGAGGAAAGAttaaaacaccttttttttttttcctaaagggTGCCATTAATTCTGCAGCCGAGTGCTATAGAGGCAGTGTTGCTGTTTTGGACAGAGGAGCAGATGCTGTCTGTATCAGTAATGTGTGTAATGTGATTGAGAGAGGGCCTGGCTCTGCTGTTGTCTGTTCTAGTGAACTGTAAAGAGGTCTGGATGCCTTTTCTTCCTCATGCACAGGATGCAGACTGAGATACCTGAACATTTTTATTAGAATTTTAATGTTTACATcttttgtttattatttattgcGCATCTGTATAAAATGCATAGTGACCAGTGCCTCGTGCTGGGTGTCAGGGGTGTGTGCGTGTTACGCACATGGCTCAGTACTTTGTCACGTCTGTCATTGGCTAGAAGTGGCTTGAGACCATGTTGTGACGCTGCCTATATAACGGGGCTCGTGCCAGCTGGACGGCGTGTCCGCGCGCGCCCCGCCCAGAGCTGCATGGACACTTCATTTCCACGTCTCCAGAGAGCGTGCGCGGGGCATCAGGATTATAACAGGAGCATCCTTCTCCTCCTCCGGTGAGTCTCTCAAAATATCACTGGGAAAATAAATTTCCATTAAGATTATTATGCATAACAATTCATCTCACTAATATATTTTATTACTGCTTTATGATATAATAAATTCACATTTTTATTCTCTCTCGtatatatttttctttatttgtcaTGAATAAAATGTCTGTCTGCTATACAAGGAAACACGTTAAGCTATAAAATAAAGGGCATCAATCTGTATCAAGTTTGCTTGACACTATATATTTCCTACATACGGTAGCTGCagccagggttgccagattgataGGATGCTTTTACACCGAAACACAAGCTCCTAGAAAAGTTAAGCATGATATTAATTATATTACATTTACAATCGAGTTTGGGACAACACTTCAGACATAGATCAGAATTACTCAGGGTTACCATTCTTTCTGAGATGtttaactgatttttttttaacattactaaTCCAACAAACTGCTTTGTTTTCATTTGTAATTATTTTGAGGAATTGCTGTGAAATTTTCAATttgaaatgtacaatttaaaacaCCATTTGCGAGTGTTatggtaagtaaataaataaaatgtagttCACCCACCAAAGCATGTTTTATGATGCATGTTTCTATGCAAGTTAGTAAAATGCCTGATGGATGTAGTATCTAAAGCCTTTATAATGTTGGAacacgcccaatctggcaacctgaCTGGTTTAAATGAGTGACCACACCCCAGTTGCTGTAAAACTGTCACATCACATCATCTGTCCTATGTATTAATTCATGCAGTCTCATGCAAATTGTATTCATTAGTGATCTTTAAAACAGTTTTTGGGATGAATTCATGTCTTCAAATTGTAGATGataggcgtgtgtgtgtggggcttcCTGGGAAACACTTCACTGTGCAATTTTGACATTCTCTACTAGACGTAGCTAACTCTGAACTGCTTTGAATGCATCTGAATCAGAAGTAAAGTTCCATCATGGTGAATTCGAGTGAACCCCAAAGGAGAAAAGGACATTCTAAAGATTTCATTCCAGCTGTGGAACTTTTTGACAACCAATATCTGATTTACAAAGCGACTTGTTTACTTTTATgtccattttgctgcatctgtgttCCTATACTTCACTGTGTGAGAAAACTActgtgtctgatttttttttttttctagaattTAGCCACAGAAATATCTGACAGGTTTCCCCTGGCTGCTTTGAGAGTTCTCCAAAAAGCCAGTGATCATGGCAAACAGGGGCCCCAGTTACGGCCTGAGCCGGGAGGTGCAGGAGAAGATTGAACAGAAGTATGATCCTGATCTGGAGGCTCGGCTGGTCGACTGGATCATTGCGCAGTGTGGAGGAAATCTAGAAAGGCCCCAGACAGGAAGGCAGAACTTCCAAAAATGGCTCATGGATGGCACTGTGAGTTCCTGCACCGATTCTGTTCTGTCTGAATCTAGCTTCTGACTTCCAAAGAGTCTAAAGTCTCTGTCGCTTCCTGTGCCGCAGATCCTCTGCAGACTCATTAACAGTCTGTACCCGCGTGGTAAAGAGCCCATTAAGAAGATCCAGGAGACACAGATGGCTTTTAAGCAGATGGAGAAGATCTCGCAGTTCCTCCAAGCGGCTGAGGCGTACGGAGTCATCACCACAGACATCTTTCAGACTGTAGATTTATGGGAAGGTACAGTGATGGATGGGGTTATGGCGACTCTATTACTTATTTGGCAACTGCAGtaaggatttttttatttttttttaaagaaagcgtTTCTTAAAGGTTTTTTGGATAGATCAGGGTTTTATTGTTCTTTTTGGAGCCCTCTGTAACAAGGAAACCTGCTCTAGAGTTTTACACCTTTCAATGATGACATGAGTCATGAGAGAACTGCAGTTTGTTAAGGGATCTTTGGGTTTGGTGGCTCAAACGGGTTCTTATTGGAACCCTCTCTAACAGGGAAACCATTTGTTGTAGATCTCTACCTTTTCAGGATTAAAAAACGATTTTGAAGGGTAAAATAAAAACCTATTTCAACAGGAGTATACAGTATGTGACGACCATGTGTGTTGGCTCTCTTGCCTACAGGAAAGGACATGGCCGCCGTCCAGAGAACTCTAATGGCTCTGGGCAGTGTGGCACTCACCAAGGATGATGGACATTACCGTGGCAACCGGGACTGGTTCCATAGGTGAGTGAGAGCTTTCCAGAACCCTGGTGTTCCACTGTGTGTGATTGAACATTGATCTCGCTTGAACCCGTTTCATCCCCAGGAAGTCTCAGTCTAACCGGAGGGAGTTTTCAGAAGAGCAGCTGCGCCAGGGCCAGAACTTGATCAGCCTGCAGATGGGCAGCAACCGTGGGGCGTCCCAGGCTGGTATGACAGGCTACGGCATGCACCGCCAGATCATGTAACCCAGCCTGGAAATGACCTACAACCTGCATCAGACACCCAGAAGACCTTAATCCATGCAGAGGACCAACATCGGATTCAGTCATCAGTTTCGTTAATGCTTTTGGTTGTCGAACGATGAAGTAGAGCACTTTTAATATCAGTGTCCTTTTAAAATGTCTTGAAATTCCATGTATGATATTAATTAATAACTTATTAGCATGACTACtatgtctttttatttttctttactaTAATATGTTTGTCAGTATCATaaccacaaaaacatttttaacaTAAATACCTAGATCTGTATGACGTCCATTAATATAGTCAAGTCAAAACAGCTGCTCTCATCTCTGTAAACATTTAAACTATATCTAAAAACACATACTAATAATATGGCATCAATCATTTtggcatacactcaccggccaatttaataggaacttgttcttgattctgattgcatgctgagatgcttttctgctcaccacggttgtaaagagtgattatataaaTTGCTACGAGTTccctcctggcagcttgaaccaatctgtccgttTTCCCCTGACCTCTCTAATCAACAAGGCGTTCGTTTCCACCACAGAActgtctgatgtttgaagtgaacattaactgaagctcttgatttgtatctgtatgatttgatgtattgtgctgctgtcaaagggttggctgatttagagaaccgtataaaacagcaggtggatggagggGTATTCCTGAtaaagtgaccggtgagtgtacatTGTACGATATTATTATGCGGTTTTGGATGCAACCTCTGTGTTAAAAGTtgcacaatgattttttttttttaatctacgcaCAAACATTGCTGTCAGCCTTGTACCACATCTGAATGCAGATCTGTATTCGTTTCTTTAGTTAAGTGCCAAAACtccacaaaaggaaaaaaaaagtgtctttccCTTTGTGTTATGTTTAAGGTTGATATTATGTGTCACTGTTTTTTGCTGGTGTTTGGTGAAGATGTTTAATAAATCGATATTATATTAATGGACTATTGTTTATTAACTCTTGAAcaatacacggtggtgtagtggttagcatggttgcctcacagcaagaaggttccgggttcgaacctagcggctggcgagggcctttctgtgtggagtttgcatgttctccccgtgtctgcgtgggtttcctccaggtgctccggtttcccccacagtccaaagacatgcagttaggttgacgtggggcggccttgggctgaagtgcccttgagcaaggtacctgacccctgactgctccccgggcgctatagtgtggctgcccactgctctgggtgtgtgtgttcactgcttcagatgggttaaatgcagaggatgaattttaccatgcttgaagtgtgcatgtgacaaataaaggtttcttttttctTCAATACACAGACTCATCTCTCATCAcatttatctgtagctgctttatcctgttctacagggtcgcagacaagctggagcctatcccagctgactacgggcaaaaggcagggtacaccctggacaagtcgccaggtcatcacagggctgacacatagacacagacaaccattcacactcacattcacacctacgctcaatttagagtcaccagttaacctaacctgcatgtctttggactgtgggggaaaccggagcacccgaaggaaacccacgcagacacggggagaacatgcaaactccgcacagaaaggccctcgccggccacggggctcgaacccagaccttcttgctgtgaggcgacagtgctaaccactacaccaccatgccgcccatcaaTACAcagatactttaaaaaaaaaagtacatattGCTAATTAATGCTCTCAAATGCAACCAGTTTTGAATCTGTGATGGggagccatagcctaatggttaaagaagcagcattgggaccaaaatgttgttgatttaattccctggaccagcaggaatggccgccgtgcccttgagcaaggcacccaaccctcaattgctccccaggctactctgggtatgttgtacgttgctctggataagagcgtctgctaactgCCTGTAATGTCAAACATCAGAGTCACTTATGAACTCATGATTCCAAGCACTCTAGATAAATATACTTTTCTTAAGTACAAggtcacaggaaaaaaaaaggaagaaagaaactGTTTATTGATGTGGCATATGGACCGAAAAGGTTAATATTTATTGGAACGGATATTACATTACATGACTGTTATATATGGTGTCACTGTGCTAGTATTCACTGGCATTTACCGTTGAACTAGAAATCAATTAGAAAGGCTACAACATGCATGAATGGATTTAAAGTCTCCGCCCTATTAGCCTAAGCAGGGGATGTATAGCAGTGCTTAAAGGCCTGGCTCTGAGATTCCTAAAACAAGTTTTTCATAGTCACCTTAACGCTATACTTTATTAACAGCCACACCAAATACTTTAGAACAACACAAAGATCAAATCAACCTCAATACTTACATAACATCCTCAACCTGATTAACAATCTAATGACTTTAGAGCAATTAAACCCAATCCATTTCCAGATTAGCCGTGCCAACACCTCAAATAAACATACGCCCGTATGTTACGTTGAAGGTGAATTGTCTCATGATTTCTTAGTTGATCATTATCTAAATCATTGAAATGCAAAGGAAGATGTAGGTGATGTATAACAAATATGGTTTAAATAAGTAACCTGCATGACTGCTACATGACCAGATTCTCACACTGAGAACACTTTCTGGTCAAGACCCAAAAGGACGGCCAAAAATTGGAGCTCTTTATTTTGAACTGGACGTATACGGTTGTGCAGATGATGTCCATTACCAGGGTTTTTTCCCTACTCCTCCTAGTGGTGATGGTCCATGCTGGAGAGCAGGAAATTTCTGGAAAGAGTCCTGGCTGTGTGTGTGGACACCCAGGAATACCAGGCAACCCAGGACACAATGGAATACCCGGGCGTGACGGCCGAGATGGAGCCAAAGGAGATCCAGGTGAGGAGAAATGCACAAATCTTGACAGCTTTTAAATCGTACCATTGTGTCATGTATGAATTGAGATATTGAGTTCAGACAGAGAAGGAAATAAAGTGACAGTGCTGAGCTCAACCTCTTATTATAATATGTAAgtctaagtgttttattccacttactGTTAGATTTAATGTCGTAGAATGTCCATGATTTGTTTTCTGTTTACGTGCACATCTGACACACAAATCACTGTGTAAGTTGTCACCGTGGAAACAATACCGAATtacaatgagtgcattaatacagTATAAACATGTGATTTGCAGTTTCACAGCTGCAGttcgagaaaattaatcaacaccttctgaccaatcagatctgaGAATTCAACAAAGCTGAGTTACAATAAAATAACACAATACAC encodes:
- the tagln3b gene encoding transgelin-3b is translated as MANRGPSYGLSREVQEKIEQKYDPDLEARLVDWIIAQCGGNLERPQTGRQNFQKWLMDGTILCRLINSLYPRGKEPIKKIQETQMAFKQMEKISQFLQAAEAYGVITTDIFQTVDLWEGKDMAAVQRTLMALGSVALTKDDGHYRGNRDWFHRKSQSNRREFSEEQLRQGQNLISLQMGSNRGASQAGMTGYGMHRQIM